In Primulina huaijiensis isolate GDHJ02 chromosome 6, ASM1229523v2, whole genome shotgun sequence, a single window of DNA contains:
- the LOC140979456 gene encoding uncharacterized protein: MAPLLKPFQLLEINIISAQDLEPVSKKMRTYATAWMNQSRKLTTCVDAEGKNNPTWNDKFVFRVDEDFLGRDTSAVMIEIYSVNWFRDVLVGTVRVLVGNLIPPPVRSHGHRGHMGMRFIALQVRRPSGRPQGILNIGVALLDSSMRSMPLYTQLSASAVGFRDLMEDPPTLQQLNQNENQKNDNPCVARPILRRTRSERSERVTTDDFSPPNSSLVVVTGKSGAKESSILSITEPVDPFKGMVFKKGKASSVISGAELREKPKENGRKGKKGSSVLSDSILSKESSYFYKMEKGEFKSTVDPNIQGGNEKAVDENPKNKVIDEKSVTKNKVAKNGNSPKDKVQEGKKGQPISKYNGYKEYVSPKGSMPHGNKYGVGAQIKKGRSLWSDSEVGPSPSEVAAVMMAEKKYPLSDNQSSVLDGWSLDESVEGLRSKLERWRTDVPPLYDRSGYSSSSYKSSAKHPRRHSHDGGSGLFSCFGNIYGYECQCVCGKPPGKRTRSTRFHSPSLGTSGRSFL; encoded by the exons ATGGCGCCGCTCTTGAAGCCCTTCCAACTATTGGAGATAAATATTATCTCCGCGCAAGATTTGGAGCCCGTGTCCAAGAAAATGCGCACGTACGCCACGGCCTGGATGAACCAGAGCCGGAAGCTTACGACATGCGTGGATGCTGAGGGCAAGAATAACCCCACATGGAATGATAAATTTGTTTTCAGGGTGGATGAGGATTTTCTCGGGCGAGATACGTCCGCCGTCATGATTGAAATCTATTCCGTGAACTGGTTCCGGGACGTTCTGGTTGGGACTGTTCGCGTACTGGTTGGAAACCTTATTCCACCTCCTGTCCGGTCGCACGGCCACCGCGGCCATATGGGAATGCGGTTTATAGCCCTTCAG GTACGTCGTCCATCAGGACGTCCACAGGGAATACTAAACATCGGTGTGGCCTTACTAGACAGCTCCATGCGTAGCATGCCACTCTACACGcaactcagtgcatcagctgtcGGATTTCGTGACCTAATGGAGGATCCACCCACTCTTCAACAACTAAATCAAAACGAAAACCAAAAGAACGACAATCCCTGCGTTGCGAGGCCTATCTTGCGAAGAACAAGAAGTGAACGTAGCGAACGAGTGACAACAGACGATTTCTCCCCACCAAACAGCTCACTCGTTGTTGTGACAGGCAAAAGTGGAGCTAAAGAAAGTTCTATACTGAGCATCACAGAGCCCGTGGATCCATTTAAAGGAATGGTGTTCAAGAAAGGGAAAGCAAGTTCAGTTATTAGTGGGGCCGAGCTTAGAGAGAAGCCTAAAGAAAATGGTAGAAAAGGGAAAAAGGGAAGTTCGGTCTTAAGTGATTCAATTTTGAGCAAAGAATCTTCCTACTTCTATAAGATGGAAAAGGGTGAATTTAAAAGTACCGTTGACCCCAACATTCAGGGGGGAAATGAAAAGGCTGTTGATGAAAACCCTAAAAACAAGGTTATAGATGAGAAATCTGTGACAAAAAATAAAGTGGCCAAAAATGGCAATTCACCTAAAGACAAGGTCCAAGAAGGCAAGAAAGGGCAGCCCATCTCAAAATACAATGGTTACAAAGAGTATGTTTCACCAAAGGGGTCGATGCCACATGGTAATAAGTACGGGGTGGGTGCACAGATAAAGAAGGGCCGTTCTCTTTGGTCGGACTCCGAGGTGGGCCCTTCTCCTTCTGAGGTGGCAGCAGTGATGATGGCCGAAAAGAAGTATCCTTTATCGGATAATCAGAGCTCCGTGTTGGATGGTTGGAGCTTGGATGAAAGTGTCGAAGGGCTTAGGTCAAAGCTCGAGAGGTGGCGAACAGATGTGCCACCATTGTATGATCGTAGCGGATACTCATCGAGCAGCTACAAGTCATCAGCTAAGCATCCTCGGAGGCACTCTCATGATGGAGGAAGTGGTTTGTTTTCATGCTTCGGAAACATATATGGGTATGAGTGTCAATGTGTTTGTGGTAAGCCGCCGGGAAAAAGGACCCGTAGCACAAGGTTTCATAGCCCATCACTTGGCACCTCGGGGCGATCATTCCTTTGA